The Pseudomonas sp. IB20 region TGAAGAAGTTGTTCCAGTCATTCCGTTCCCCCTTGCGTCGTACGCAACACATTCGCAGCACGCCTGAAGTGCTTAACAGCAATCAGCATTCATTGCAGCGCGCTCAATTCAGCCGTTATGCAGTGAACATCGTCGAACGTTTGCAGAACGCCGGCTACCAGGCTTACCTGGTGGGTGGTTGCGTGCGCGACATGTTGCTTAATATCACGCCCAAGGATTTCGACGTCGCCACCAGCGCCACGCCCGAACAAGTGCGTGCCGAATTTCGCAATGCGCGAATCATCGGTCGCCGCTTCAAATTGGTGCACATCCACTTTGGACGCGAAATCATCGAGGTCGCGACCTTCCGCGCCGGCCACCCGCAAAACGATGAAGAGGAAGACACCAACCAGTCTTCCCGCAACGAGAGCGGGCGCATCCTGCGCGACAACGTTTACGGCACCTTGGAAGAAGACGCGCAACGCCGCGACTTCACCATCAATGCCTTGTATTACGACCCGGTCAGCGAGCGCATCCTCGATTACGCCAATGGCGTACACGACATTCGCAACAACCTGATCCGCTTGATCGGCGACCCGACGCAGCGCTACCAGGAAGACCCGGTGCGCATGCTGCGAGCGGTGCGTTTCGCCGCCAAGCTGAACTTCGGTATCGAGAAACACACTGCCGCGCCGATTCGTGAGCTGGCGCCGATGCTGCGGGAAATTCCTTCAGCGCGCCTGTTTGAAGAAGTGCTCAAGCTGTTCCTCTCGGGGTATGCCGCCGACACCTTCGAAATGCTGGTGGACCTGCAGTTGTTCGACCCATTGTTCCCGGCCAGCGCCGAGGCATTGGAATACAACCCGACCTACACGCACACGCTGATCAGCGAAGCCTTGATCAACACAGACTTGCGCATCAAACAGAACAAACCGGTGACCCCGGCGTTCCTGTTTGCCGCCTTGTTGTGGCCAGCGCTTCCAAAACGCGTAATGCGCCTGCAGGACCGTGGCATGCCTGCGATTCCGGCCATGCAGGAAGCCGCACACGAGCTGATCGCCGAGCAGTGCCAGCGCATCGCTATCCCGAAACGCTTCACCATGCCGATCCGCGAGATCTGGGACATGCAGGAGCGCCTGCCACGCCGCAGCGGCAAACGCGCCGACCTGCTACTGGACAACCCGCGCTTCCGTGCCGGCTACGACTTCCTGCTGCTGCGCGAAAGCGCCGGCGAGCAGACCGACGGCCTGGGCGAATGGTGGACCGATTACCAGGACGCCAATGACAGCCAACGCCGCGACATGATTCGTGACCTCGGCAGCAAAGGCGATGGCGCTGGCGATGGGCCGAAGAAGCGTCGTCGCAGTTCCAGCAAGCGCAAACGCACGTCTGCCGATGCCTCGGGCGCCGCAGGCGAATAAACGTGGAACGTATCTACATCGGCATGGGCAGCAACCTGGCTGCCCCGGACCAGCAATTGCGCAGCGCCGCCCAGGCGCTGGCATTGCTGCCCGGCACCACCCTCGCAGGCGTGTCCGCCTTCTATCAAAGTGATTCGCTGCTCCCGGGCCAACCGCGCTACACCAATGCGGTCGCGGCCCTGGACAGCAACCTCGCGCCACTGGCACTGCTCGATGCGCTGCAAGCCATCGAGAACGACCAGGGCCGCGAGCGCCTCGAGCGTTGGGGCCCGCGTACTTTGGACCTGGATATCCTGCTGTTTGGCGATCGCTTGATCGACGAGCCACGCCTGACGGTGCCTCACTATCAGATGCACTTGCGCGCGTTTGTGTTGTACCCGCTGGCTGAGCTGGCGCCGGCCGACCTGCAGTTGCCCGACGGCCGTACGCTCAAAGCGCTGCTGACGGCCTGCCCGTTTGTCGGGCTGGAACGCCTCCCTAAAGTCTGATCCGGTCCCGGTGGGAGCTGGCGTGCCTGCGATAGCATGACTGCCGAACCGAGTCGCCTGCATCGCAGGCAGCCGCGCCCTACGCCGAACCGAGTCGCCTGCATCGCAGGCAAGCCAGCGCCCACCCGTAACAGCGGTAACACCGCACTCGTAACAATGCGGTAACACATCCAATTGACTTACCGAGCCCTCATCACGACTATAGGCGTCCCGCTGCCGCCAACCCGGCGCTGAAGGGCGCAATCCAGGCCTTATAAGCACTGCTCTCAAGACAGTGCGCCTGTATAAACGAAGACTCACGCGCGTTACTCGCTGTTTCCAAGCGCCTGAACGAGGACCCTTTTCATGCCAGACATTACCCTGACCACCTTGCAGAGCCTCAAGCTCAAAGGTGAAAAAATCGCCATGCTGACCTGCTATGACGCCACCTTCGCCCAGGCCTGTTGCCAGGCCGGCGTCGAGGTGCTGCTGGTGGGTGACTCCCTCGGCATGGTTTTGCAAGGGAATGACAGCACCCTGCCCGTCACCACTGATGAACTCGCCTACCACACGGCCAGCGTCAAGCGCGGTAACGACGGCGCCTTCATCATCGCTGACCTGCCGTTCATGGGTTACGCCACCCTCGAACAGACCTTTCAAAACGCCGGCAAACTGATGCAAGCCGGTGCGCACATGATCAAAGTCGAAGGTGCCGTGTGGCTCGCCGAGCCGATCCGTTTGCTGGCTGAGCGCGGTGTGCCGGTGTGTGCGCACATGGGCCTGACACCGCAGTCGGTGAACATCCTCGGCGGCTACAAAGTACAAGGCCGTAATGAAGCCCAGGCGCGCCAGATGCGAGCGGATGCCATCGCCCTGGAACAAGCCGGGGCTGCGATGATCGTGCTGGAGTGCGTGCCGAGCGAACTGGCTGCTGAGATCACGCAGGCCGTCAAAGTGCCGGTGATCGGCATTGGCGCAGGTGCCGATACCGATGGCCAGGTTCTGGTGTTGCACGACATGCTCGGCCTGTCGCTGACCGGCCGTGCGCCGAAATTCGTGAAGAACTTCATGGCCGGCCAAGAGAGTATCCAGGCCGCGTTGAGCGCTTACGTCAACGAAGTCAAAGCCGTTACTTTCCCAAGCGCTGAACACGGATTCTCTGCATGAACACCGTTAAAACCGTACGAGAACTGCGCGCCGCCGTCGCCCACGCGCGCAGCGCCGGCAAACGCATCGGCTTTGTGCCCACGATGGGCAACCTGCACAGCGGTCACGCCACGTTGGTGACCAAGGCCGCGCAGCAGTCGGATTTTGTGGTGGCGAGCATCTTCGTCAACCCGCTGCAATTCGGCGCAGGCGAAGATTTGGACAAGTACCCTCGCACGCTGGCGGCGGATCAGGAAAAGCTGCTGCAAGCCGGTTGCAACCTGCTGTTCGCGCCGACCGTCGAAGAAATGTACCCCGGCGGCATGACCGGCCAGACCCGCGTCAGTGTTCCGCAACTGTCCGAAGGCCTATGCGGCGCCAGCCGCCCCGGGCACTTCGAAGGCGTGGCCACAGTGGTGAGCAAGCTGTTCAATATGGTCCAGCCGGACATGGCCGTGTTTGGCCAGAAGGATTACCAGCAACTGGCGGTGATCCGCGCCATGGTGCATGACCTGAACATGCCGATCCAGATCATCGGCGAGCCGACCGTACGTGCCGCTGACGGCCTCGCGCTGTCATCGCGCAACGGCTACCTCACCGACGAGCAGCGTGCCATCGCCCCGGTGCTGTACCGCAGCCTCAGCCAGATTGCCACGGCGATCAAAGCCGGTGACCACGATTTCGCCAAGCTGCGTGCCGAGCAAATCCAGCACATTGAAGCCGCCGGCTTGCGCATGGATTACCTCGAAGTGCGCCAAGGCGTGCATTTGCGCCCGGCCACGGGTGAGGATCGCGATGTGGTGATCCTGGTTGCAGCGTATCTGGGGGCGACTCGCCTGATCGATAACTTGCACCTGAACCTGGCCTGACCACCCCCGCCTTTTCTCATTGAAAAAACACCGCACCTGTTGCCCTCCCCGCTGTGCCGGTATAAAAAAGTACCGGCCACAGCGCAGACAAAGCCAAGACATATCGACACGCTAGGTTTAATGTAATCGCCCTGCGCCATTGTTGGCGCTGACCGGCACCCAACGCCTGATGAAAGACTGGACGTTCCGGATTTAGAAGTGTCCTAAAGGCAAGTCCCCGTAATAAAAAGGAAACCCGCAGCGATGGCGTATTACCGCACTCCTCATGACGTTACCGCTCTGCCCGCTTGGCAAGCGCTCAATAAACATCGCCAAGCCATGCAGGATTTCAGCATGCGCGACGCGTTCAATGCCGATCCCCAGCGCTTTTCCGAGTTCACCTTGAGCAGTTGCGGGCTTTTCCTCGATTACTCGAAAAACCTGATCACGACCGAAACACGCGACCTGCTGGTAGGGCTGGCCAAGGAAGTCGACCTTAAAGCTGCGATCGACGCGCTCTACGCCGGCGAACCGGTCAACTCCTCCGAAGGCCGCCCGGCTCTGCACACCGCCTTGCGCCGCCCCGTGGGTGACAAGCTATCGGTCAACGGCGTGAACATCATGCCGGACGTGCACAAAGTGCTGAACCAGATCACCGACCTCGTGGGCCGTATCCACGATGGCCTGTGGCGTGGCTACACCGAGAAGCCGATCACTGACGTGGTGAACATCGGCATCGGTGGCTCGTTCCTCGGCCCGGAGCTGGTCTCTGAGGCACTGTTGTCCTACGCCCATAAAGGCGTGCGCTGCCACTACTTGGCGAACATCGACGGCAGCGAATTCCACGAGCTGACCATGAAGTTGCGCGCCGAGACCACGCTGTTTATCGTCTCGTCGAAATCCTTCAACACCCTGGAAACCCTGAAAAACGCCCAGGCCGCCCGCGCCTGGTACTTGGCCCAAGGTGGCTCGGAAGCCGAGCTGTACCGCCACTTCATCGCCGTATCGAGTAACAACGCGGCAGCTGTGGCCTTCGGTATCCGCGAAGAAAACATCTTCCCGATGTGGGACTGGGTCGGCGGCCGTTACTCGCTGTGGTCAGCCATCGGCTTGCCAATCGCCCTGGCCATCGGCATGTCCAATTTCAAGGAACTGCTGTCCGGTGCCTACACCATGGACCAGCATTTCCAGAACGCCCCGTTTGAACAGAACATGCCCGTGCTGCTGGGCTTGCTGGGCGTGTGGTACGGCAACTTCTGGGGTGCGCAGAGCCATGCGATCCTGCCGTACGACCATTACCTGCGTAACATCACCAAGCACTTGCAACAGCTGGACATGGAATCCAACGGCAAAAGCGTGCGCCAGGACGGCACGCCAGTGTCCACCGACACCGGCCCGGTCATCTGGGGCGGCGTCGGCTGCAACGGTCAGCACGCCTACCACCAGTTGCTGCACCAAGGGACCCAACTGATCCCAGCCGACTTCATCGTGCCGATCGTCAGCTTTAACCCGGTGTCCGACCACCACCAGTGGCTGTACGCCAACTGCCTGTCCCAAAGCCAGGCACTGATGCTCGGCAAGACCCGCAGCGAAGCCGAAGCCGAACTGCGCGAGAAAGGCCTGGCGGAAGCCGAAGTGCAGAAACTGGCACCACACAAGGTGATCCCGGGCAACCGCCCGAGCAACACCCTTGTGGTGGAGCGCATCAGCCCACGTCGCCTCGGCGCACTGGTGGCCATGTATGAGCACAAGGTGTTCGTGCAAAGCATGATCTGGGGCATCAACGCCTTTGACCAATGGGGCGTTGAGCTGGGCAAGGAGCTGGGCAAGGGCGTTTACAACCGCCTGACCGGCGCCGAAGAAACCCTGGCTGACGATGCGTCGACACAAGGCCTGATCAACTACTTCCGCGGTCGTCACCGCGGCTGAAGCCGGTACACCAAGGCCAACGTCCGTTTGGACGTTGGCCTTGAACCCTCTCCCCACAGCGTGCATCTTTATGCCTTGTCCCGAAAACAAGAATAAGGACCGCTCATGTTCGATATCAGCACGTTTCCCGCCGCCGATGCCGTCCGCCTTGCCGCGCAGCTCAGTCAAGCCGAGTACCAGCGCCTCTATCGCCAATCCATTGAGCAACCTGACACCTTCTGGGCCGAACAGGCCAAGGGCTTTCTCGACTGGATAACACCCTGGCACACCGTCCAACAGTCAGACATCAAGACTGGCGCCGCCCAATGGTTTGCCGGCGGCCAACTCAACGTCAGTTACAACTGCATTGACCGTCACCTGGCGCAACGCGCCGATCAGCCGGCCTTCATCTGGGAAGGCGATGATCCTGCAAAATCTTCCAAAATCTCCTACCGCCAACTGCACCAAAACGTCAGCCGCCTGGCCAATGTGCTGAAAAGCCGTGGCGTAAAGAAAGGCGACCGAGTGTGCATCTACATGCCGATGATCCCGGAAGCGGCCTACGCGATGCTGGCCTGTACGCGAATTGGCGCGGTGCACTCGGTGGTGTTTGGTGGGTTCTCACCGGACGCCCTGCGCGACCGCATTCTCGACGCCGACTGTCGCACCGTGATCACTGCCGATGAAGGCGTGCGCGGCGGCAAGCCGGTGGCGTTGAAAAAGAATGTCGACAAGGCCCTGGCCAGTTGCCCGAACGTCAGCACGGTGCTGGTGGTGCAACGCACGGGGGCCGACCTTATCTGGGTCAAAGACCGCGACCTCAACTACCAGCAAGCCCTGGACGCCGCCAGCGACGACTGCCCGCCCGAGCCGATGGACGCCGAAGACCCGCTGTTTATCCTCTACACGTCCGGCAGCACCGGCAAACCCAAAGGTGTGCTGCACACCACCGGTGGCTACCTGCTGCAGGCGGCGATGACCTTCAAGTACGTGCTCGATTACCGTGACGGCGAAGTGTTCTGGTGCACCGCCGATGTGGGCTGGGTCACCGGCCACAGCTACATCGTGTATGGCCCGCTGGCCAATGGCGCTACCTCGCTGATGTTCGAAGGCGTACCGAGCTACCCGGACAGCTCGCGCTTCTGGCAAGTGATCGATAAACATCAGGTGAATATCTTCTACACCGCGCCCACCGCGCTGCGCGCCTTGATGCGTGAGGGCCACGGGCCGCTGCAGAACACGTCCCGCGCCAGCCTGCGTTTGCTGGGTAGCGTCGGCGAGCCGATCAACCCGGAAGCCTGGGACTGGTACTTCAACGCCGTGGGCGAACAACGCTGCCCGATTGTCGATACCTGGTGGCAGACCGAAACCGGCGGCATCATGCTCAGCCCACTGGTCAGCGCCCAGCGTATCAAACCAGGCTGCGCGACCCAGCCGATGTTTGGCGTACAGCCCGTGCTGCTGGATGAGCAAGGCAAGGAAATCAGCGGTGCCGGCAGTGGCGTGCTGGTGATCAAAGCCAACTGGCCGGGCCAGATTCGCAGCATCTACGGCGACCCGCAGCGCATGATCGACACGTATTTCAAACCCTACCCCGGCTACTACTTCACCGGCGACGGCGCACGGCGCGATGAAGACGGCGACTACTGGATCACCGGGCGCATCGATGATGTGATCAACGTCTCGGGCCACCGTATCGGCACCGCCGAGGTCGAAAGCGCTCTGGTGCTGCATGATCAGGTGGCCGAGGCTGCCGTGGTCGGCTATCCCCACGACGTCAAAGGCCAGGGGATTTATGCCTTCGTCACGCCAATGAATGGCGTCGAGCCCAGCGATGAGCTGAAAAAACACCTGCTGGCGCTGGTCAGCAAGGAAATCGGCAGCTTTGCCAAGCCGGAACTGATCCAATGGGCACCCGCCCTGCCGAAAACCCGCTCAGGCAAGATCATGCGGCGGATTTTGCGCAAGATCGCCTGCAACGAACTGGACAGCCTC contains the following coding sequences:
- a CDS encoding polynucleotide adenylyltransferase PcnB, with amino-acid sequence MLKKLFQSFRSPLRRTQHIRSTPEVLNSNQHSLQRAQFSRYAVNIVERLQNAGYQAYLVGGCVRDMLLNITPKDFDVATSATPEQVRAEFRNARIIGRRFKLVHIHFGREIIEVATFRAGHPQNDEEEDTNQSSRNESGRILRDNVYGTLEEDAQRRDFTINALYYDPVSERILDYANGVHDIRNNLIRLIGDPTQRYQEDPVRMLRAVRFAAKLNFGIEKHTAAPIRELAPMLREIPSARLFEEVLKLFLSGYAADTFEMLVDLQLFDPLFPASAEALEYNPTYTHTLISEALINTDLRIKQNKPVTPAFLFAALLWPALPKRVMRLQDRGMPAIPAMQEAAHELIAEQCQRIAIPKRFTMPIREIWDMQERLPRRSGKRADLLLDNPRFRAGYDFLLLRESAGEQTDGLGEWWTDYQDANDSQRRDMIRDLGSKGDGAGDGPKKRRRSSSKRKRTSADASGAAGE
- the folK gene encoding 2-amino-4-hydroxy-6-hydroxymethyldihydropteridine diphosphokinase, producing the protein MERIYIGMGSNLAAPDQQLRSAAQALALLPGTTLAGVSAFYQSDSLLPGQPRYTNAVAALDSNLAPLALLDALQAIENDQGRERLERWGPRTLDLDILLFGDRLIDEPRLTVPHYQMHLRAFVLYPLAELAPADLQLPDGRTLKALLTACPFVGLERLPKV
- the panB gene encoding 3-methyl-2-oxobutanoate hydroxymethyltransferase, whose translation is MPDITLTTLQSLKLKGEKIAMLTCYDATFAQACCQAGVEVLLVGDSLGMVLQGNDSTLPVTTDELAYHTASVKRGNDGAFIIADLPFMGYATLEQTFQNAGKLMQAGAHMIKVEGAVWLAEPIRLLAERGVPVCAHMGLTPQSVNILGGYKVQGRNEAQARQMRADAIALEQAGAAMIVLECVPSELAAEITQAVKVPVIGIGAGADTDGQVLVLHDMLGLSLTGRAPKFVKNFMAGQESIQAALSAYVNEVKAVTFPSAEHGFSA
- the panC gene encoding pantoate--beta-alanine ligase — encoded protein: MNTVKTVRELRAAVAHARSAGKRIGFVPTMGNLHSGHATLVTKAAQQSDFVVASIFVNPLQFGAGEDLDKYPRTLAADQEKLLQAGCNLLFAPTVEEMYPGGMTGQTRVSVPQLSEGLCGASRPGHFEGVATVVSKLFNMVQPDMAVFGQKDYQQLAVIRAMVHDLNMPIQIIGEPTVRAADGLALSSRNGYLTDEQRAIAPVLYRSLSQIATAIKAGDHDFAKLRAEQIQHIEAAGLRMDYLEVRQGVHLRPATGEDRDVVILVAAYLGATRLIDNLHLNLA
- the pgi gene encoding glucose-6-phosphate isomerase, which translates into the protein MAYYRTPHDVTALPAWQALNKHRQAMQDFSMRDAFNADPQRFSEFTLSSCGLFLDYSKNLITTETRDLLVGLAKEVDLKAAIDALYAGEPVNSSEGRPALHTALRRPVGDKLSVNGVNIMPDVHKVLNQITDLVGRIHDGLWRGYTEKPITDVVNIGIGGSFLGPELVSEALLSYAHKGVRCHYLANIDGSEFHELTMKLRAETTLFIVSSKSFNTLETLKNAQAARAWYLAQGGSEAELYRHFIAVSSNNAAAVAFGIREENIFPMWDWVGGRYSLWSAIGLPIALAIGMSNFKELLSGAYTMDQHFQNAPFEQNMPVLLGLLGVWYGNFWGAQSHAILPYDHYLRNITKHLQQLDMESNGKSVRQDGTPVSTDTGPVIWGGVGCNGQHAYHQLLHQGTQLIPADFIVPIVSFNPVSDHHQWLYANCLSQSQALMLGKTRSEAEAELREKGLAEAEVQKLAPHKVIPGNRPSNTLVVERISPRRLGALVAMYEHKVFVQSMIWGINAFDQWGVELGKELGKGVYNRLTGAEETLADDASTQGLINYFRGRHRG
- the acs gene encoding acetate--CoA ligase, giving the protein MFDISTFPAADAVRLAAQLSQAEYQRLYRQSIEQPDTFWAEQAKGFLDWITPWHTVQQSDIKTGAAQWFAGGQLNVSYNCIDRHLAQRADQPAFIWEGDDPAKSSKISYRQLHQNVSRLANVLKSRGVKKGDRVCIYMPMIPEAAYAMLACTRIGAVHSVVFGGFSPDALRDRILDADCRTVITADEGVRGGKPVALKKNVDKALASCPNVSTVLVVQRTGADLIWVKDRDLNYQQALDAASDDCPPEPMDAEDPLFILYTSGSTGKPKGVLHTTGGYLLQAAMTFKYVLDYRDGEVFWCTADVGWVTGHSYIVYGPLANGATSLMFEGVPSYPDSSRFWQVIDKHQVNIFYTAPTALRALMREGHGPLQNTSRASLRLLGSVGEPINPEAWDWYFNAVGEQRCPIVDTWWQTETGGIMLSPLVSAQRIKPGCATQPMFGVQPVLLDEQGKEISGAGSGVLVIKANWPGQIRSIYGDPQRMIDTYFKPYPGYYFTGDGARRDEDGDYWITGRIDDVINVSGHRIGTAEVESALVLHDQVAEAAVVGYPHDVKGQGIYAFVTPMNGVEPSDELKKHLLALVSKEIGSFAKPELIQWAPALPKTRSGKIMRRILRKIACNELDSLGDTSTLADPSVVDGLIDKRLNR